One Thiocapsa bogorovii DNA segment encodes these proteins:
- a CDS encoding cupin domain-containing protein translates to MPRNLYQDLPRIDRGEAFEELLRCSNVRIERILSTDRPESVLYDQIQDEWVCLLQGEAELWIDGETLTMHSGDYRFIPAGTPHRVNKTSTEPRCLWLAVHIHGHSTEA, encoded by the coding sequence ATGCCGCGCAATCTTTATCAAGACCTCCCCCGGATCGATCGCGGCGAGGCGTTCGAGGAGCTGTTGCGCTGCTCCAACGTTCGGATCGAGCGCATCCTGAGCACCGATCGCCCCGAGTCCGTCCTCTACGATCAGATCCAGGACGAGTGGGTCTGTCTGCTGCAAGGCGAGGCGGAGCTCTGGATCGACGGAGAGACGCTCACCATGCACTCGGGCGACTATCGGTTCATCCCGGCGGGAACCCCGCATCGCGTGAACAAGACGTCGACCGAGCCCCGCTGCCTTTGGTTGGCCGTCCATATTCACGGCCATTCGACCGAAGCTTGA
- a CDS encoding DUF3683 domain-containing protein, with protein MTAAAQQRIREIPYNYTSFSDREIVIRFLGEPLWRLIEELRGSRRTGRSARMLFEVLGDMWVVTRNPYLQDDLIDNPERRRLLLQALAHRLDQFELRLNDNRRAGELLTAARAAVQRFADWFEQEKAQRARLRKALAGITHKDNLDFGGLARVSHATDATDWRVEMPFVVISPDAEAEVAPIVRACIDAGLTLIPRGGGTGYTGSAVPLQAMTAVINTEKLEDLSGVERIALPGVEGVVPTVRCGAGVVTRRVSDLADRSGLAFAVDPTSQDASCIGGNVAMNAGGKKAVLWGTALDNLASWRMVTPDADWLEVERLDHNLGKIHEQPLVRFRIRRFLPDGVTPKGEPEILEMAGSALRKIGLGKDVTDKFLSGLPGVQKEGCDGIITSARFILHRMPDHVRTVCLEFFGTDLDLAVPAIVEVKDYLEALPGVQMAGLEHLDERYVRAVDYTTKASRRELPKMVLIADLVSDDEALVDTAAAQVVTLAQARDGEGFIAVSPEARKRFWLDRARTAAISRHTNAFKINEDVVIPLDRLGDYSRGIERMNIEQSIRNKDAIMAAVLDYLAGDLARDLSGARGEGEYQDSAEAVAILSAKRDAAREAVQAARQRWQIILSALDEPAVRHLDRLGDAEKARMREGDTLLSMMLRRDLRQSLRAEVADRLNEIFSGQDLARVRERLTEIHARVRDSRLFVALHMHAGDGNVHTNIPVHSSDYAMLHEADRLVARIMALATDLGGVISGEHGIGITKLQFLEREKLDAFVAYKERVDPHGRFNPGKLMPGSGLEGAYTPSLRLVQQEAIILEETELGALNDDVKHCLRCGKCKPKCMTHVPRANLNYSPRNKILGTGLIIEAFLYEEQTRRGLSLRHFEAMNDVADHCTICHKCLNPCPVNIDFGDVTMRMRRILVDRGQKRFNAGSWAAMQFLNVTDPRAVRLLRKGLAQWGFAGMNLGHRVAKAFGLTAKRTAKPGATGHRPMLATQVVDLVSRPIRVELPKRTFRQILELEDKTQVPILRDPRVAAEDAEAVFYFPGCGSERLFSDVGLATLAMLYEQGAQTVLPPGYLCCGYPQRSAGLEDRGRQITMENRVLFHRVANTLNYMDIRTVVVSCGTCMDQLLKYEFERIFPGCRLLDIHEWLMEKGVSLEGVEGVQYLYHDPCHSPMKTHAPLKVAASLIGQSVMLSDRCCGEAGTLGTSRPDIANQVRFRKQEELTTGIQALTGQDVVRAGEVKLLTACPACQQGLAKYTDDTGLKTDYIVVELADRMLGEGWQQRFLDRVRDGGIERVLL; from the coding sequence ATGACCGCCGCTGCCCAGCAACGGATCCGCGAGATCCCCTATAACTATACGTCCTTCTCCGACCGGGAGATCGTCATCCGTTTCCTCGGGGAGCCGCTGTGGCGGTTGATCGAGGAGCTGCGCGGCAGCCGCCGGACCGGACGTTCGGCGCGGATGCTCTTCGAGGTGCTCGGGGACATGTGGGTGGTGACGCGCAACCCCTATCTGCAGGACGACCTGATCGACAACCCGGAGCGTCGTCGTCTGCTGCTTCAAGCGCTGGCGCATCGGCTCGATCAGTTTGAGCTGCGGCTCAACGACAATCGTCGGGCCGGTGAGCTGCTGACCGCGGCGCGAGCGGCGGTGCAGCGTTTTGCGGACTGGTTCGAGCAGGAGAAGGCGCAGCGCGCGCGCCTGCGCAAGGCGCTCGCCGGGATCACGCACAAGGACAACTTGGACTTCGGCGGCCTGGCGCGTGTCTCGCACGCGACGGATGCAACGGACTGGCGCGTGGAGATGCCCTTCGTGGTCATCTCGCCGGACGCCGAGGCGGAGGTTGCGCCGATCGTGCGGGCCTGTATCGACGCCGGTCTGACGTTGATCCCGCGCGGAGGCGGTACGGGCTACACGGGATCGGCGGTGCCGCTTCAGGCGATGACGGCCGTCATCAACACCGAGAAGCTCGAAGACCTCTCGGGTGTGGAGCGTATCGCGCTGCCCGGTGTGGAGGGTGTCGTGCCGACAGTGCGTTGTGGCGCCGGCGTGGTCACGCGCCGGGTGTCGGACCTGGCCGATCGCTCCGGTCTGGCTTTCGCGGTCGACCCCACCTCGCAGGATGCCTCCTGCATCGGCGGCAACGTGGCCATGAATGCGGGCGGCAAGAAGGCCGTTCTCTGGGGGACGGCCTTGGACAATCTGGCCTCCTGGCGGATGGTGACGCCCGATGCGGATTGGCTCGAGGTCGAGCGTCTGGATCACAACCTCGGCAAGATCCACGAGCAGCCGCTCGTGCGGTTTCGCATTCGACGCTTCCTGCCCGACGGGGTGACGCCCAAGGGCGAGCCCGAGATCCTGGAGATGGCCGGCTCGGCCCTGCGCAAGATCGGTCTCGGCAAGGACGTGACGGACAAGTTTCTCTCCGGTCTGCCCGGCGTTCAAAAGGAAGGCTGCGACGGGATCATTACCTCGGCGCGCTTCATTCTGCATCGGATGCCCGATCATGTGCGCACGGTCTGTTTGGAGTTCTTCGGCACGGATCTGGATCTGGCCGTTCCGGCGATCGTCGAGGTCAAGGACTATCTCGAAGCCCTGCCGGGCGTGCAGATGGCCGGGCTCGAACATCTCGACGAGCGCTATGTTCGCGCGGTGGATTACACGACCAAGGCGTCGCGGCGCGAGCTGCCTAAGATGGTGTTGATCGCCGACCTGGTGAGCGACGACGAGGCCCTGGTCGATACGGCCGCCGCGCAGGTGGTGACGCTCGCTCAGGCGCGCGACGGGGAGGGCTTCATCGCGGTCAGTCCGGAGGCACGCAAACGCTTCTGGCTCGACCGCGCCCGCACCGCCGCCATCTCGCGTCACACCAACGCTTTTAAGATCAACGAGGACGTGGTGATCCCGCTCGACCGGCTCGGCGATTACAGCCGCGGTATCGAGCGGATGAACATCGAGCAGTCGATCCGCAACAAGGACGCCATCATGGCGGCGGTGCTCGACTATCTGGCCGGGGATCTTGCCAGGGATCTCTCTGGGGCGCGCGGGGAGGGCGAGTATCAGGACTCGGCCGAGGCCGTCGCCATCCTGAGCGCCAAGCGCGATGCGGCGCGCGAGGCCGTGCAGGCCGCGCGGCAGCGCTGGCAGATCATCCTGAGTGCGCTGGACGAGCCGGCGGTCAGGCATCTGGATCGACTTGGCGATGCGGAGAAGGCCCGCATGCGCGAGGGCGACACGCTGCTGTCCATGATGCTCCGTCGCGATCTGCGCCAATCGCTGCGCGCCGAGGTGGCCGATCGACTCAATGAAATCTTCTCGGGCCAGGATCTGGCCCGCGTGCGCGAGCGCCTGACAGAGATTCACGCTCGAGTCCGCGACTCGCGTCTCTTCGTCGCCCTGCACATGCACGCCGGCGACGGCAACGTGCACACCAATATCCCGGTGCATTCATCGGACTACGCCATGCTCCACGAGGCCGATCGCCTGGTCGCGCGCATCATGGCGCTGGCGACAGATCTGGGCGGGGTCATCTCGGGCGAGCACGGCATCGGCATTACCAAGCTGCAGTTCCTGGAGCGCGAGAAGCTCGACGCCTTCGTCGCCTACAAGGAGCGCGTCGACCCGCACGGGCGCTTCAATCCGGGCAAGCTGATGCCGGGCTCCGGGCTGGAAGGGGCCTATACGCCGTCGCTGCGGTTGGTGCAGCAAGAGGCCATCATCCTGGAGGAGACCGAGCTCGGCGCGCTCAACGACGACGTCAAACACTGTCTGCGCTGCGGCAAGTGCAAGCCCAAGTGCATGACCCATGTGCCCCGGGCGAATCTCAACTATTCGCCGCGCAACAAGATCCTGGGCACCGGGCTCATTATCGAAGCCTTCCTCTACGAGGAGCAGACCCGTCGCGGTCTCTCGCTGCGCCATTTCGAGGCCATGAACGACGTGGCGGATCACTGCACCATCTGTCACAAGTGTCTGAATCCCTGCCCAGTGAACATCGATTTCGGTGATGTCACCATGCGGATGCGGCGCATCCTGGTCGATCGCGGTCAAAAGCGTTTCAACGCAGGCTCTTGGGCGGCGATGCAGTTCCTGAACGTCACGGACCCCCGTGCCGTGCGACTGCTTCGCAAGGGCCTCGCCCAATGGGGTTTTGCGGGGATGAATCTCGGCCATCGCGTCGCCAAGGCGTTTGGACTGACCGCGAAGCGCACCGCTAAGCCGGGCGCGACCGGGCATCGGCCGATGCTTGCGACCCAGGTGGTGGATCTGGTCAGTCGCCCGATCCGGGTCGAGCTGCCCAAGCGGACCTTCCGCCAGATCCTCGAACTCGAGGACAAGACCCAGGTGCCGATCCTGCGCGATCCACGCGTGGCGGCGGAGGACGCCGAAGCGGTCTTCTACTTCCCGGGCTGCGGCTCCGAGCGGCTCTTCTCGGATGTCGGGCTGGCCACACTCGCGATGCTCTACGAGCAAGGCGCCCAGACCGTGCTGCCGCCCGGCTATCTCTGCTGCGGTTATCCGCAGCGCTCGGCCGGGCTCGAAGACCGAGGACGCCAGATCACGATGGAGAATCGGGTGCTCTTCCATCGTGTCGCCAATACGCTGAATTACATGGATATCCGCACGGTCGTCGTCTCCTGCGGGACCTGTATGGATCAGCTGCTCAAATACGAGTTCGAGCGCATCTTCCCCGGCTGTCGTCTGCTCGACATCCACGAGTGGTTGATGGAAAAGGGCGTGAGTCTGGAGGGTGTCGAGGGGGTCCAGTATCTCTACCACGACCCCTGTCACTCGCCCATGAAGACCCATGCTCCGCTCAAGGTGGCGGCGAGTCTGATCGGCCAGTCGGTGATGCTCTCGGATCGCTGCTGCGGGGAGGCGGGCACCCTCGGGACCTCGCGGCCGGACATCGCCAACCAGGTGCGGTTCCGCAAACAGGAGGAGTTGACCACGGGCATTCAGGCGCTGACGGGGCAGGACGTTGTCCGCGCCGGCGAGGTCAAGCTCTTGACCGCCTGTCCGGCCTGCCAGCAGGGTCTTGCCAAGTACACCGACGACACGGGTCTGAAGACCGACTATATCGTGGTCGAGCTGGCCGACCGCATGCTGGGCGAGGGCTGGCAGCAGCGGTTCTTGGATCGGGTGCGGGACGGCGGAATCGAGCGCGTCCTGTTGTAG
- a CDS encoding TIGR01212 family radical SAM protein (This family includes YhcC from E. coli K-12, an uncharacterized radical SAM protein.): MSAPPTQHRVLSDRVNTFGQYLLSRYGQRVHKLALNAGFTCPNRDGRKGIGGCTFCNNVSFSPNAKEPAPIAEQLDGGRAVLAKRTGARRFMAYFQAYTNTYDPIETLRERYDAALVHPDVIGLSVGTRPDCVPEAVLDLLARYRARGKEIWLELGLQSADDRTLERVNRGHDFADFRTAVAGARRRGIPVCAHLIVGLPGEGRDAALSSLERVLKLGVEGLKIHPLHVVRQTRLAIDWRRGDYTPLELDDYVNICADLVERTPPEVTFHRLTGTASRDILLAPAWCNRKWAVLNAIEAELYRRDSRQGDHSAPASHPKLASTA; the protein is encoded by the coding sequence ATGTCCGCCCCCCCGACCCAACACCGCGTCCTCAGCGATCGCGTCAACACCTTTGGTCAGTATCTGCTGAGCCGCTATGGCCAGCGGGTGCACAAGCTCGCGCTGAACGCAGGGTTCACCTGCCCCAATCGCGACGGCCGGAAAGGCATCGGCGGCTGCACATTCTGCAACAACGTCTCCTTCAGCCCGAATGCGAAGGAACCGGCCCCGATCGCGGAGCAGCTTGATGGCGGGCGCGCGGTCCTGGCAAAGCGCACCGGGGCGCGGCGCTTTATGGCCTACTTTCAGGCCTACACCAACACCTACGACCCGATCGAGACACTGCGCGAGCGCTACGACGCGGCACTCGTCCACCCGGACGTGATCGGGCTCTCGGTCGGTACACGTCCGGACTGTGTCCCGGAAGCCGTGCTGGACCTGCTCGCCCGCTATCGTGCCCGCGGCAAGGAGATCTGGCTCGAGCTGGGCCTTCAATCGGCGGACGACCGCACGCTCGAGCGGGTGAATCGCGGGCACGACTTCGCGGACTTCCGAACCGCGGTTGCGGGCGCCCGCCGTCGCGGTATCCCGGTCTGCGCGCACCTCATCGTCGGACTGCCGGGCGAGGGGCGCGACGCGGCCTTGTCGAGCCTGGAGCGCGTACTCAAGCTCGGCGTCGAGGGATTGAAGATCCACCCGCTGCATGTCGTGCGCCAAACCCGGTTGGCGATCGACTGGCGACGCGGCGACTACACGCCGCTCGAGCTCGACGACTACGTGAATATCTGCGCCGACCTGGTCGAGCGCACGCCGCCCGAGGTGACCTTCCATCGCCTCACGGGTACCGCCTCTCGAGACATCCTGCTCGCACCCGCTTGGTGCAACCGCAAATGGGCGGTCCTGAACGCCATCGAGGCGGAGCTTTACCGACGCGACTCGCGCCAAGGCGATCATTCCGCGCCCGCTTCCCATCCAAAACTTGCAAGCACAGCCTGA
- the ubiU gene encoding ubiquinone anaerobic biosynthesis protein UbiU, whose protein sequence is MELVCPAGNLPSLKAAVDNGADAVYIGFRDDTNARHFAGLNFGDKQIREGLKYARDRKVKVFVAVNTYAQPSGWSRWTAAVDRAADLAVDALILADMGVLDYAAERHPNLNLHLSVQGSATNPAAIGFMHRHFGIRRVVVPRVLSLAQVANLIENVEVPVEIFGFGSLCVMVEGRCLLSSYASGQSPNTYGACSPAAHVEWRDTPQGQETRLGGVLIERRGHGEPAGYPTLCKGRFAVEGEIRHAIEEPTSLNTLDILPGILAAGVSAIKLEGRQRSTRYVSQVTRVWREAIDACKRNPQAFRPKESWHQTLAQVSEGAQTTIGPYHRPWH, encoded by the coding sequence ATGGAGCTCGTCTGTCCCGCCGGCAACCTGCCGTCGCTTAAGGCCGCCGTCGACAACGGCGCCGATGCCGTTTATATCGGGTTTCGCGACGACACCAATGCCCGTCACTTCGCCGGCTTGAACTTCGGCGACAAACAGATCCGCGAGGGTCTGAAGTACGCACGCGACCGCAAGGTCAAGGTCTTCGTCGCGGTGAACACATACGCCCAGCCGAGCGGCTGGTCGCGCTGGACGGCCGCGGTCGACCGGGCCGCTGACCTGGCCGTCGATGCGCTGATCCTGGCCGACATGGGTGTACTCGACTATGCCGCCGAACGTCATCCGAACCTCAATCTGCATCTCTCGGTACAGGGCTCGGCGACCAACCCGGCCGCGATCGGCTTCATGCATCGCCATTTCGGGATCCGTCGCGTCGTGGTGCCGCGGGTGCTCTCGCTGGCCCAAGTCGCAAACCTGATCGAGAACGTCGAGGTCCCGGTCGAGATCTTCGGATTCGGCAGCCTCTGCGTCATGGTGGAGGGCCGCTGCCTGCTGTCCTCCTATGCCAGCGGTCAATCGCCCAACACCTACGGCGCCTGCTCGCCGGCCGCGCACGTGGAGTGGCGCGACACCCCGCAGGGTCAAGAGACCCGGCTCGGCGGCGTCCTGATCGAGCGGCGCGGCCACGGCGAGCCGGCCGGTTATCCGACGCTCTGCAAGGGACGTTTTGCCGTCGAAGGCGAGATCCGTCACGCCATCGAAGAGCCGACCAGCCTGAACACACTCGACATCCTGCCCGGCATCCTCGCGGCCGGCGTGAGCGCCATCAAGCTCGAAGGGCGTCAGCGCAGCACCCGCTATGTCTCGCAGGTTACCCGCGTCTGGCGCGAAGCGATCGACGCCTGCAAGCGCAATCCCCAGGCATTTCGCCCGAAAGAGAGTTGGCATCAAACCCTCGCCCAGGTCTCGGAAGGCGCGCAAACGACCATCGGTCCCTATCACCGGCCCTGGCATTAG
- the ubiV gene encoding ubiquinone anaerobic biosynthesis protein UbiV codes for MDSMQSQPPRPRLSLGPILYHWPREQVLDFYAEMLETTVDVIYLGETVCSKRRLLRPEDYWELAERVVAAGKQAVISTLALIESDGELKTLKRICADERFLVEANDLGALEFLEGRPFVAGHSINLYNQRTLSFLVARGLKRWVLPVELGRETAADLLAARADGVECELFAFGRLPLAYSARCFTAYNRDLPKDDCRFCCADYPDGLLVATQDGEPFLALNGIQTQSAGTHNLLPSLQEVTRMGVDLLRISPQSQNTAGIIDVFAACLTGDMDLAAGMSKLRDWTPSGLCDGYWTGQAGIANSPMERQL; via the coding sequence ATGGATTCCATGCAGAGCCAACCGCCACGCCCGCGCCTTTCACTCGGCCCGATCCTCTACCACTGGCCGCGCGAACAGGTCCTCGACTTCTATGCCGAGATGCTCGAGACCACTGTCGACGTCATCTATCTCGGAGAGACCGTCTGTTCGAAACGGCGCCTGCTGCGCCCGGAGGATTACTGGGAGCTGGCCGAACGCGTCGTTGCCGCGGGCAAGCAGGCGGTGATCTCGACACTGGCCCTGATCGAATCCGACGGCGAGCTCAAGACCCTCAAACGCATCTGTGCCGACGAGCGTTTTCTCGTCGAGGCCAACGACCTCGGCGCACTCGAGTTTCTCGAAGGGCGCCCCTTCGTGGCCGGCCACTCGATCAACCTCTACAACCAACGCACCCTATCCTTCCTCGTCGCCCGCGGCCTGAAACGCTGGGTCCTGCCGGTGGAGCTCGGCCGCGAGACCGCCGCCGACCTGCTGGCCGCGCGCGCGGACGGCGTAGAATGCGAGCTGTTCGCGTTCGGGCGCCTGCCGCTCGCCTATTCGGCGCGCTGCTTCACCGCCTACAACCGCGATCTGCCCAAGGACGACTGCCGATTCTGCTGCGCCGACTACCCGGATGGCCTACTCGTCGCCACCCAGGACGGCGAGCCCTTCCTGGCGCTCAATGGCATCCAGACTCAATCGGCCGGCACCCATAACCTGCTGCCGTCGCTTCAGGAGGTCACGCGCATGGGTGTGGATCTGCTGCGCATCAGCCCCCAGTCGCAAAACACCGCGGGCATCATCGATGTCTTCGCCGCTTGCCTGACGGGCGACATGGATCTCGCAGCCGGCATGTCGAAGCTGCGCGACTGGACCCCATCGGGCCTTTGCGACGGGTATTGGACGGGCCAGGCCGGGATCGCCAACAGCCCGATGGAGCGGCAGCTTTAG
- the ubiT gene encoding ubiquinone anaerobic biosynthesis accessory factor UbiT, which produces MPAAQPLLFPLTFPLRLIPSVLHSQTLATVLNQVMKESLAEGELDFLDGRRVGIEIDDVGVRYCLGVSGGHIRGYGKDLPPDASVAGGLREFMLLAARREDADTLFFQRRLRMSGDTELGLYLKNFLDAFEPPARWAPLTRALDRMAGLRFPGR; this is translated from the coding sequence ATGCCCGCTGCTCAACCTTTACTCTTTCCCTTGACATTCCCCCTGCGCCTGATTCCGAGTGTTTTGCACAGCCAAACGTTGGCGACCGTGTTGAATCAGGTCATGAAGGAGTCGCTCGCGGAAGGCGAGCTGGATTTCCTGGACGGTCGACGGGTCGGTATCGAGATCGATGATGTCGGGGTTCGCTACTGTCTGGGTGTGAGCGGCGGGCATATTCGCGGATACGGCAAGGATCTGCCGCCTGACGCGAGCGTTGCCGGCGGTTTGCGCGAATTTATGCTGTTGGCCGCGCGGCGCGAGGATGCGGATACGCTGTTTTTTCAGCGCCGCCTGAGGATGTCCGGGGATACCGAGCTGGGGCTCTATTTGAAGAATTTCTTGGACGCGTTCGAGCCGCCGGCGCGCTGGGCGCCGCTCACGCGGGCGCTCGATCGCATGGCGGGGCTGCGCTTTCCGGGACGTTGA